The segment AGCTTAAGTTTTCAACGAATTCTTCTGCCTCGCTGTTTTCATAATCTCCAAGAAATACCACGTCATATGTATCATCATCCGCCTTGTTTAATACTATAAGTCCCCTATTCTTAAAGTCATCTATTTCTTTTTTGCTGTTGTATCCCAAATAGCTGGTATCCATTATTGATTCGATGACTGCCTTATTTTTCATATTGGTTGATATCTTAAGTGTCTTTAGCTCTACCTTTTTTGCTACTTCCTCTTCGAAGCTTTCAACATCGTATGGTATTTGCTCATATAGATACATTTGATTTGTTTGTGTAAGATATTCCTTGGTGAGATTGTTTATGAACATTATGGTGTCATTTTTTGGATAGTTGCCAAAGAATACTATTGACAAGCCATCAGTGTTGTTTTCGTAGTAAAAAATCATCTGTCCCTGATTTCTGAAGTTTATAAGATTTCTTTTGTTTTTAAATCCTAGGAGTTTGTCTTGAAGAATTGATTCAACCAGATTCATATCGGTCATTTGCGTATGTACCTTGAAGTCCACACCCCTGGAATCTCTTGAAAGGTCGTTTATGGATATCGCCTTGTCTATTCTATCCATATCCAGTGATACTGTTTTTAGATGTATACTCATATTTTCACCTAGTAGTTTTTCTGTTTTTTTGCCTGGGTTAGGACTTCTTCATCAGCTTGCTGATTGTATTCGGGAGTATATTCGATGTTTACGGCCTTGGAATTGGTTAGTTCCTCGATAATCTTGATGTAATCCTCACACTTTTTACCTTTTATTCCCTTTGTCTGAGCATCTATAGTACCGTCTTTTTTAATTGTTATGATTAGTTTCTTTGACATAGCATTTCACTAATATTATCTATTATTCTCTTAATATAAAAAGTATATATCCAATTTAATTATTAGGACAGTATTGTTTGATAATATTTTCTTAGAATAAACTAATGGAGGAAGATGATTGTTTTTATTATTTGACATTACTATGTGAATTAGTTATCGTGAAGGTTTAGTGGATTGGAATAGGTGTGCTGTTGGAACGGATAATTCTTTTACGTGAAAAAATAGACAAGATAAATTCAGATTAAATTAATTGATTAATAAAAATAGCTTGAATGAGTAATGTGATAAATTTTTCATAAAAAAAGAGTAAATTAAGAGAAGATATCTAATCTCTTACAGCTAATTCGATATCTTCAGCTTTGACGGTTTTTCTGCCTGCGTGTTTTGCTAATCTGTTAGCAGCTTCGGATATTTCTTCACCGTAGCTTTCTAATTCTTTAGCTAATGCAGCAGCTGCATCGTCACTTACTCTTTGAGCACCAGCGTCTTTTAAGATTCTTTTAATTGGTGCAATTGGTAATTCTGCCATATTTATCTTTCTCCTATGTTTTGATAATTATATATTTTTAACTCATTATATATAAATTGTTTGGTTATAATTAAGTAAAATTTCCATCCACATAAGTATTATTTTTGAATTTATGATTACACTATAACTGATAATGCATATGAAAAACAATAATTTATGTAAAATTGAAAGTTTGTTTATGCCAAGTATCATAGTACATATGAAAAATCATGATATAAATTTTCCACAAATATCAATCAAAGTTATGACTACAAGATATAACCATCATGAAAAAAATATATAAATGTCTTAGTTGATAACATGAAAAATAGTTATTCTAATGATAAACATATGCTTGACCGTCAATAATAACATCAAGTAAGATAGATTATTAAGAGATATGAGAATAGAAAAAAAATAAGTAAAAAAAGGCATATCAACATAATTAATAACAAAGAAGAATCGACTATTTGACATAACCGATTGATTCAAACTGATTATACAATGACTTATAATAACCTTCAGCCTTAGTAATCAGTTCATCGTGAGTACCCTCTTCAATTATTCTGCCTTCATCCATTACAAGTATTTTATCGGCATTTTTAATCGTGGATAATCTATGTGCAATAACAAAACTTGTCCTGTTTTCCATCATTTTATCCATGGCATCCTGGATTAACTTTTCTGTACGTGTATCCACACTGCTTGTAGCCTCATCCAATATTAAAATCTTCTTGTCAGATAGGATTATACGGGCTATGGCTAAAAGCTGTTTCTGGCCAACAGATATGTTATCGCTGTCTTCATTCAATACCGTGTTATAATTATCCGGCAACTGCATTATGAAGTTATCCGCATAAGCTATCCTTGAAGCATTGATAACCTCCTCATCACTAGCATCCAAGTTTCCATAACGGATATTTTCCATAATCGTGTCACTAAACAGCCACGTATCCTGAAGCAACAT is part of the Methanosphaera sp. BMS genome and harbors:
- a CDS encoding DUF2997 domain-containing protein, with amino-acid sequence MSKKLIITIKKDGTIDAQTKGIKGKKCEDYIKIIEELTNSKAVNIEYTPEYNQQADEEVLTQAKKQKNY
- a CDS encoding histone family protein, producing MNMAELPIAPIKRILKDAGAQRVSDDAAAALAKELESYGEEISEAANRLAKHAGRKTVKAEDIELAVRD